In Rattus norvegicus strain BN/NHsdMcwi chromosome 1, GRCr8, whole genome shotgun sequence, a genomic segment contains:
- the Or5b105 gene encoding olfactory receptor Olr352 — protein sequence MENVTEMTWFVLLGLNDDPKLQLPLFITFFLIYIITLMGNLGMILLILLDSRLHTPMYIFLSNLSLVDFCYSSTVTPKVMAGFLTGDKIMSYNACASQIFFFATFANVESYLLVSMAYDRYAAVCKPLRYATTMTTGVCVGLVIVCYICGFLNASIYTVNALSLSFYKLNVVHHFFCDIPAIMIVAYSDRHVNDLVLISVASFNIFFALILILISYMLIFTNILKLRSAAGYRKALSTCTSHFIAVSIFYGTLTFMYLQPSSSHSMDTDKIASVFYTMVIPMLNPLVYSVRNKEVKNAFTKIVLRSK from the coding sequence ATGGAGAATGTGACAGAAATGACATGGTTTGTCCTTCTGGGACTCAACGATGACCCAAAACTCCAGCTTCCTCTCTTCATCACCTTCTTCCTCATCTACATCATCACTCTGATGGGGAACCTGGGAATGATCCTGCTGATTCTCCTCGACTCTCGGctccacacccccatgtacaTTTTTCTAAGTAACCTGTCCTTAGTGGATTTCTGTTACTCTTCAACAGTCACTCCAAAGGTCATGGCTGGATTTCTTACAGGAGACAAAATCATGTCTTACAATGCTtgtgcctctcagatattcttttttGCAACCTTTGCCAATGTGGAAAGCTACCTTTTGGTCTCAatggcctatgatcgctatgCAGCAGTGTGTAAGCCTCTACGTTATGCCACCACTATGacaacaggtgtgtgtgtgggtctagTTATTGTCTGTTATATCTGTGGCTTCCTGAATGCTTCCATCTATACTGTGAATGCATTAAGTCTCtccttttacaaattaaatgtggTCCATCATTTTTTCTGTGACATTCCAGCAATTATGATAGTAGCTTATTCTGATCGGCATGTTAATGACCTGGTTCTTATTTCAGTAGCCAGCTTCAATATCTTTTTTGCTCTTATACTCATCTTAATATCCTATATGTTAATTTTTACTAATATACTAAAGCTGCGTTCAGCTGCCGGATATCGGAAAGCTCTCTCCACTTGTACCTCACACTTCATAGCTGTCTCAATTTTCTATGGGACACTAACATTCATGTACTTGCAGCCAAGCTCCAGTCATTCTATGGACACTGACAAAATTGCATCTGTGTTCTACACAATGGTCATCCCCATGTTGAACCCTCTGGTCTACAGTGTAAGGAACAAAGAAGTGAAGAATGCATTTACAAAGATTGTATTGAGGTCAAAATAA